The genomic segment GTTTGCATTTTATTATAGGCCTATAGGGAAGATGTATATTGATCTATTGTAGATGTATATTAATCTTCTAATGTTTTTGATAATATTCTTACAGATTTTCTCAAAAGACCACCCCACATGAGGCATTGACTCCAAGTTTTGGAACCACAGTACTAACCTCTGAGTGCTTCCTCTGCGTTCTCCTGCAGGCGTGCTTCAGCCTCACCACACCACGATCTCTCGGTAGCCTACTTGCTCTCTTTAAATCAAAGTTATGACTACTCAGTACATTTTTTTCTTTATCCTGTTGAGATAAGCTACCGTTAAACGGAGCCTACTTCATCCTTCCAGCTGGTTTGGTCATTCTAGCCAGAACTCTTAAACGTTGCCACATCAGAAGTCTCCTGGCAGCTAGCCACCTGACTGACATGTCTATCAGAAACGACTTACCTGTTCTGCAGTCATTCTTCAGGggttgtttttgtttatttggGGGATCTGTAGACGTGGGACAGTTTTAAAATGGTATTTTTCCATGTTAGACAAAATGACCGAGGTCCGGACTTCTGTGTCCTCATATGTAGTTACGGCCACATGCGTGAATTATGAAGACTGTTAATCCATGCTGCTGTTGATAAGAGGAAACTCTTATAGATTGATGGGTGTGTCATCATAATTCTTGCCAGAATACATATCCTTAGATTGTACATAAACACATGTGATTGTAATCTATCATTGCTTCATTCCTGTATCTCCTGTGTGTCCCAGATGTTTGGCTTCCACAAGCCCAAGATGTACCGGAGCCTAGACGGTTGCTGTATCTGTCGGGCCAAGTCCTCCAGCTCCCGCTTCACCGACAGCAAGCGCTACGAGAGGGACTTTCCCAGCTGCTTCGGGTGAGTGGACCACTCCTCTATACACTGGCTCAGACCCAGAGCTCAGACCCTGGGCAGGTCCAGCTCTCAGCCTCCCTCTGCAACTCAACTCTGGGGGGAGAGAGGTCTGAGGCCTTAAGACTTTCTCCATCAGATTTGGACAGTAAAGTCATCACATTCTTTTTAGGATTTTTGTCAATGCTCATTCTCATGACTATGTGACTCCTTGTTAGAGCCATGCACTCTGTAATGCAATTAGATATTCATTGCATTTAAGAGACTGTTTTGTTTTAACTCCCAATGCAATAACCTAAATAATTTATCAACTCCTTGGGTAAAATACTCAAACTAGGACACACTTCCCTTTTCAtctcatttaaataagtatttttgTATGAAACCAGAATTTAAAGAGTTTAACATCCTCACCTtgtcactctgcctctctgctaTTGGCCGGGCCAGTATGCGTCAGTCCATTGCTATGGTAACCAGTGATGTGAGTCAACAGGAGAAGCGCTCCGGCAGAAAATAGATCTGACCGACTCCCACTGACTGGAGCAGGGATAATAATAACCGTGCACTGAGCTTCAAGGCTGTCATCATTCATTCtttctcacacacctctctccatATGAAACTCATCCTCATTCTCTCCCCTATAATGTGTCCCTCCAGGCTGAGTGAGGTGCGTTTTGGGGAGATCTGTAATGCCTGTGTTCTCCTGGTGAAAAGGTGGCAGAAACTCCCAGCCGGATCCATAAAGAACTGGAATCATGTAAGGCCTCTCAGAATCCATCCATACTCCCTGTCCTACTCCCATCCACTCTCACTATTCCAAATAATAAGTCGTAAGACAACACTTACAGGGGGGTGACTGACGCAACACCTGTAGGCGTATAATAACCGCTTTTCCTTAGATGCAGTACACCCTGTTTGTTTGCTGTCCTATAGGCCATTCTATACATTCATGCAGTTACCTTGGAAAcagacatccatcctgctctgaTGTCACTCAACCCTTCTCTCCTGTGTCACAGGTTGTTGACGCTAAAGGTTCAGGGTCAAGCTGGAAGACCGTGAGGTCCAAGAAGATGAATAGAGCCAGGCCAAGACAGAGCAGCAGAGTGCAGAAGGAGCTCAAGAGACACAGTAAGCAGCTGCTACTCTGTCTCTCGGCTACGCTGCCTTGTGCAGTGCAAACTTTGGTGTTTCAAAAGTAAATGTATCACAGCTCTTTTCTCCATTATTTATCCTTCCTAAAGGGCTGTGAAACAAGAGACCTCGATTTATATTTTTGGACTAATTCCAAAATGAATATTAGATGTTTATCTGAACCATGCCTGCTACGTTATGAATAAGTTGAGAAGAGTTTCTGATTGTGCTCTGCCTGGCCCCCACAGACTCTGACGCCCACAGCACCACCTCCAGTGCCTCCCCCGCCCATTCTCCCAGCTACAGCAACCAATCAGACGAGGGCTCGGACGTGGAACTCTCACCAGGTGCCACCCACTCGCCAGTCTTCTCTTTCCTGGACCTCACCTACTGGAAAAGGTAATGGCCGGTTTGGTGGAATCAGGGTCATATTTATCAGGCACCAAAAATACTGAAACTAATGAGGAATTACATGAACTTGTCCATTGAGAAACACacgttttctgttgcaaaatgcCGTGCTACAGTGTGCACAAATGAATACATTTCATGTTATACTCCACCATTTTGGGTTCAGATGCTGTATTTCCTCATAATTAATGCATCAttaaagacaatactgtgcagccgtattcatcaacaTGGCCAAggctttttttgtttgtttgtcaatcaccgcattcttatcggcagactcaacagccttggtttctctaatggttgcctcgcctggttcacatactacttctcagacagagttcagtgtgtcaaattggagggcctgttgtccggacctctgccagtctctatgggggtgccacagggttcaattctcgggccgactcttctctgtatacataaatgatgtcactcttgctgctggtgagtctctgatccacctctacgcagacaacaccattctgtatacatctggcccttctttggacactgtgttaactaacttcCAGATGAgtgtcaatgccatacaactctccttccgtggcctccaactgctcttaaatgcaagtaaaactaaatgcatgctcttcaaccgatcgctgcccacacctgcctgcccgtctagcatcactactctggatggttctgacttagaatatgtggacacctacaaatacttaggtgtctggctagactgtaaaacTCTCCTTCctgactcacattaagcatctccaatccaaaattacatctaaaATCGGCTTcttatttcacaacaaagcatccttcactcatgctgccaaacatacccccgtaaaactgactatcctaccgatccttaacTTTAGcaacgtcatttacaaaataacctccaacactc from the Oncorhynchus keta strain PuntledgeMale-10-30-2019 chromosome 33, Oket_V2, whole genome shotgun sequence genome contains:
- the LOC118366260 gene encoding SIN3-HDAC complex-associated factor-like isoform X2 translates to MFGFHKPKMYRSLDGCCICRAKSSSSRFTDSKRYERDFPSCFGLSEVRFGEICNACVLLVKRWQKLPAGSIKNWNHVVDAKGSGSSWKTVRSKKMNRARPRQSSRVQKELKRHNSDAHSTTSSASPAHSPSYSNQSDEGSDVELSPGATHSPVFSFLDLTYWKRLNSLGFSNGCLAWFTYYFSDRVQCVKLEGLLSGPLPVSMGVPQGSILGPTLLCIHK
- the LOC118366260 gene encoding SIN3-HDAC complex-associated factor-like isoform X1, which gives rise to MFGFHKPKMYRSLDGCCICRAKSSSSRFTDSKRYERDFPSCFGLSEVRFGEICNACVLLVKRWQKLPAGSIKNWNHVVDAKGSGSSWKTVRSKKMNRARPRQSSRVQKELKRHNSDAHSTTSSASPAHSPSYSNQSDEGSDVELSPGATHSPVFSFLDLTYWKRQKVCCGIIYKGRFGEVLLDPHLYKPCCQKKQQHQPKEEGEEEAQASRANVMRHAPPNSSQPPRVKED
- the LOC118366260 gene encoding SIN3-HDAC complex-associated factor-like isoform X3, producing MFGFHKPKMYRSLDGCCICRAKSSSSRFTDSKRYERDFPSCFGLSEVRFGEICNACVLLVKRWQKLPAGSIKNWNHVVDAKGSGSSWKTVRSKKMNRARPRQSSRVQKELKRHNSDAHSTTSSASPAHSPSYSNQSDEGSDVELSPGATHSPVFSFLDLTYWKRQSSVCQIGGPVVRTSASLYGGATGFNSRADSSLYT